One genomic segment of Syngnathus acus chromosome 1, fSynAcu1.2, whole genome shotgun sequence includes these proteins:
- the LOC119128326 gene encoding lymphocyte antigen 75-like, which translates to MATPNGWLGARHDCVGEGGDLVSVASSGEEAFVKKQMGNDDPFWIGLSNLVRRKRKQLILYRYAIDKRDWSVQKCEEAWCRYDKKQKKLTWSDVRVTGNYSNWDSRQVGSSDVDSCAYVNQGVWTQPGKWRHGSCRSSLPFMCERPLDGKPAQELSC; encoded by the exons atggcgacccccaacggttggctgggggctcggCACGATTGCGTCggggagggcggcgacctggtcTCGGTCGCCTCATCGGGCGAGGAAGCCTTTGTGAAGAAGCAAATGGGCAACGACGACCCcttctggatcggactctccaatctggtgagacggaagcgcaaGCAGTTGATTCTCTACCGGTACGCGATTGACAAGCGGGATTGGTCTGTGCAGAAATGCGAAGAGGCTTGGTGTCGGTATGACAAGAAGCAAAAGAAGCTGACTTGGTCCGATGTCCGCGTGACGGGAAACTACTCCAACTGGGACTCCCGTCAGGTTGGAAG CTCCGACGTGGATTCCTGCgcgtacgtcaaccaaggtgtgTGGACTCAGCCAGGAAAGTGGCGACACGGCTCGTGCAGATCCTCATTGCCGTTTATGTGCGAGCGCCCGCTGGACGGTAAGCCTGCTCAGGAGTTGTCATGTTGA